In Malus sylvestris chromosome 16, drMalSylv7.2, whole genome shotgun sequence, the following are encoded in one genomic region:
- the LOC126607200 gene encoding lysine-specific demethylase JMJ13-like isoform X1, protein MVEGRLCLSKEAKTGLEILKRTRLQRMRPESATEPLNLINTMARSGGDALKSSVSCGLTFQGGAHSVSLFSGASHEKDVFPKRRVDKFETSDLEWTEKIPECPVYYPAMEEFEDPLVYLQKIAPEASKYGICKIVSPLSTSTPAGVVLMREKAGFKFTTRVQPLRLAEWDNDDKVTFFMSGRNYTFRDFEKMANKVFARRYYSTGSLPATYLEKEFWQEISCGKTETVEYACDVDGSAFSSSHSDPLGNSKWNLKNLSRLPKSILRLLEIAIPGVTDPMLYIGMLFSMFAWHVEDHYLYSINYHHCGASKTWYGIPGEAALQFEKVVREHVYTHDIISTDGEDGAFDVLLGKTTLFPPNILLEHDVPVYKAVQKPGEFVITFPRAYHAGFSHGFNCGEAVNFAIGDWFPLGAIASRRYALLNRMPLLPHEELLCKEAMLLHTSLELEDSDYSSADLVSHNRIKLSFVRLMRFQHRARWSLMKSGACTAVLPNSYGTVLCSLCKRDCYVAYNNCTCYMHPVCLRHDVRSLDFSCGSSNPTLFLREEITELEAAARKCEKDDSMLEAIRGLAESGDDLYSYPLNLSLSAEDNGYSPYCEIKFELNPELTGRTQYRSQEPETGSHGQPMLRSDADYSSPAVSEGSLSCAASTLCSLLEPRESLSAPNNVQGNANSYTGTLSSKRRFEELVRGAYESSQSSLSYDEYSSARPGNLNGSEVRHVVDQGSDDSDSEIFRVKRRSSLKTVDKRSVNDVLSSNHSENKGFKRLKKLQPDRRCGRSSVPLDYCSPGEPNAKFIATSNYKGVPESASLEGRFSTGSSAPTGSNVPISIKFKKLANEDAARQQRERHRKDGYEVELGKSRRQPTPMEIGAKRLKVKAPSFLGSESSRLN, encoded by the exons ATG GTGGAAGGAAGGCTTTGTTTGTCCAAAGAGGCCAAAACTGGATTAGAAATTCTGAAGCGTACAAGGCTTCAGCGAATGAGACCGGAATCTGCTACCGAGCCTTTAAATCTCATTAATACAATGGCTCGAAGTGGAGGTGATGCTTTAAAATCTTCTGTATCCTGTGGTCTTACATTCCAGGGAGGTGCCCACTCAGTCTCTCTGTTCAGTGGTGCTTCACATGAAAAAGATGTTTTTCCAAAGCGTAGGGTGGATAAGTTCGAAACAAGTGATCTAGAGTGGACTGAGAAAATTCCCGAATGCCCTGTGTACTATCCAGCAATGGAGGAGTTTGAGGATCCTTTGGTTTATTTACAGAAGATAGCTCCAGAAGCTTCAAAATATG GTATATGCAAGATTGTTTCTCCTTTGAGTACTTCTACTCCAGCTGGGGTTGTATTGATGAGGGAGAAAGCAGGATTCAAGTTCACAACTAGAGTACAACCTCTTCGTCTTGCAGAGTGGGACAATGATGACAAGGTCACCTTTTTCATGAGCGGAAG AAATTATACATTCCGTGATTTCGAGAAAATGGCGAACAAGGTTTTTGCTCGTAGATATTATAGTACTGGTTCCCTTCCTGCCACGTACTTGGAAAAAGAATTTTGGCAAGAAATTTCTTGTGGAAAGACAGAAACTGTTGAGTATGCTTGTGATGTAGATGGTAGTGCCTTTTCATCTTCTCACAGCGATCCTCTTGGAAATAGCAAGTGGAATTTAAAG AATCTTTCAAGGTTACCCAAGTCCATTTTGCGTCTTCTAGAAATTGCAATTCCG GGTGTAACGGATCCCATGCTATACATTGGAATGCTGTTTAGTATGTTTGCTTGGCACGTGGAGGATCATTATTTGTACAG TATTAATTATCATCATTGCGGCGCATCCAAAACCTGGTATGGCATTCCAGGTGAAGCTGCTCTGCAATTTGAAAAGGTTGTTAGGGAGCATGTGTACACGCATGATATCATATCAACTGATGGAGAAGATGGAGCATTTGATGTCCTATTGGGGAAAACAACATTGTTTCCTCCAAATATTTTGTTGGAACATGATGTCCCTGTCTACAAGGCTGTGCAAAAGCCAGGAGAATTTGTTATTACTTTCCCCAGAGCATACCATGCTGGATTCAGTCATG GTTTCAACTGTGGCGAGGCAGTCAACTTTGCAATTGGTGATTGGTTCCCTTTAGGTGCTATTGCTAGCCGACGTTATGCGCTGCTTAACAGGATGCCCCTGCTTCCTCATGAAGAACTTCTGTGTAAAGAAGCGATGCTTCTTCACACAAGTTTAGAACTTGAAGATTCAGACTATTCATCTGCTGATTTGGTCTCCCATAATAGAATTAAGTTGTCTTTTGTGAGATTGATGCGCTTTCAGCATCGTGCTCGTTGGTCTTTAATGAAGTCAGGGGCATGCACCGCTGTTTTGCCAAACTCCTATGGAACTGTTCTATGCAGCCTATGCAAGCGCGATTGCTATGTAGCTTACAATAATTGCACTTGTTACATGCATCCTGTCTGCCTGCGCCATG ATGTAAGGTCTCTTGACTTCTCATGTGGGAGCAGCAATCCTACTCTCTTTTTAAGGGAGGAAATAACAGAACTGGAAGCTGCAGCCAGAAAATGTGAAAAGGACGATAGTATGCTGGAGGCGATAAGGGGGCTAGCGGAAAGTGGAGATGACTTGTATTCTTATCCATTAAATTTATCCCTGAGTGCTGAAGACAATGGATACTCTCCCTATTGTGAGATAAAATTTGAGTTGAACCCTGAACTTACTGGTAGAACTCAGTATAGGTCACAAGAGCCAGAAACTGGTTCTCATGGCCAGCCCATGTTGAGATCTGATGCAGATTATTCAAGTCCTGCAGTGTCAGAAGGTTCCCTTTCATGTGCCGCATCAACTCTTTGTTCTCTTTTAGAGCCTCGGGAGAGCTTATCTGCTCCCAATAAT GTACAGGGAAATGCTAACTCTTACACAGGGACTCTAAGTTCTAAAAGGCGTTTTGAAGAGTTGGTGCGCGGTGCATATGAGTCTTCTCAATCCTCTCTATCCTATGATGAATACTCTAGTGCACGTCCAGGGAATCTAAACGGATCAGAGGTTAGGCATGTTGTTGATCAAGGCAGTGATGATTCTGATTCAGAGATCTTTAGGGTTAAGCGTCGTTCATCATTGAAGACGGTGGACAAAAGAAGTGTAAATGATGTCTTGTCATCAAATCATTCCGAAAACAAG GGTTTTAAACGATTGAAGAAACTGCAACCTGACAGAAGATGCGGGCGATCGTCGGTGCCATTAGATTATTGCAGCCCTGGTGAACCAAATGCTAAATTTATTGCAACTAGTAATTACAAAGGAGTTCCAGAGAGTGCTTCTTTGGAGGGCAGGTTCTCCACAGGAAGTAGCGCTCCTACAGGAAGTAACGTTCCCATCTCTATCAAGTTTAAGAAGTTGGCCAATGAAGATGCAGCTAGACAACAGCGAGAACGCCACAGAAAGGATGGATACGAGGTTGAATTGGGAAAGAGCCGGAGGCAACCAACCCCAATGGAGATTGGGGCAAAGCGCCTTAAAGTCAAAGCCCCGTCGTTCCTAGGGTCGGAGAGCAGCAGGTTAAATTAA
- the LOC126607200 gene encoding lysine-specific demethylase JMJ13-like isoform X2, translating to MVEGRLCLSKEAKTGLEILKRTRLQRMRPESATEPLNLINTMARSGGDALKSSVSCGLTFQGGAHSVSLFSGASHEKDVFPKRRVDKFETSDLEWTEKIPECPVYYPAMEEFEDPLVYLQKIAPEASKYGICKIVSPLSTSTPAGVVLMREKAGFKFTTRVQPLRLAEWDNDDKVTFFMSGRNYTFRDFEKMANKVFARRYYSTGSLPATYLEKEFWQEISCGKTETVEYACDVDGSAFSSSHSDPLGNSKWNLKGVTDPMLYIGMLFSMFAWHVEDHYLYSINYHHCGASKTWYGIPGEAALQFEKVVREHVYTHDIISTDGEDGAFDVLLGKTTLFPPNILLEHDVPVYKAVQKPGEFVITFPRAYHAGFSHGFNCGEAVNFAIGDWFPLGAIASRRYALLNRMPLLPHEELLCKEAMLLHTSLELEDSDYSSADLVSHNRIKLSFVRLMRFQHRARWSLMKSGACTAVLPNSYGTVLCSLCKRDCYVAYNNCTCYMHPVCLRHDVRSLDFSCGSSNPTLFLREEITELEAAARKCEKDDSMLEAIRGLAESGDDLYSYPLNLSLSAEDNGYSPYCEIKFELNPELTGRTQYRSQEPETGSHGQPMLRSDADYSSPAVSEGSLSCAASTLCSLLEPRESLSAPNNVQGNANSYTGTLSSKRRFEELVRGAYESSQSSLSYDEYSSARPGNLNGSEVRHVVDQGSDDSDSEIFRVKRRSSLKTVDKRSVNDVLSSNHSENKGFKRLKKLQPDRRCGRSSVPLDYCSPGEPNAKFIATSNYKGVPESASLEGRFSTGSSAPTGSNVPISIKFKKLANEDAARQQRERHRKDGYEVELGKSRRQPTPMEIGAKRLKVKAPSFLGSESSRLN from the exons ATG GTGGAAGGAAGGCTTTGTTTGTCCAAAGAGGCCAAAACTGGATTAGAAATTCTGAAGCGTACAAGGCTTCAGCGAATGAGACCGGAATCTGCTACCGAGCCTTTAAATCTCATTAATACAATGGCTCGAAGTGGAGGTGATGCTTTAAAATCTTCTGTATCCTGTGGTCTTACATTCCAGGGAGGTGCCCACTCAGTCTCTCTGTTCAGTGGTGCTTCACATGAAAAAGATGTTTTTCCAAAGCGTAGGGTGGATAAGTTCGAAACAAGTGATCTAGAGTGGACTGAGAAAATTCCCGAATGCCCTGTGTACTATCCAGCAATGGAGGAGTTTGAGGATCCTTTGGTTTATTTACAGAAGATAGCTCCAGAAGCTTCAAAATATG GTATATGCAAGATTGTTTCTCCTTTGAGTACTTCTACTCCAGCTGGGGTTGTATTGATGAGGGAGAAAGCAGGATTCAAGTTCACAACTAGAGTACAACCTCTTCGTCTTGCAGAGTGGGACAATGATGACAAGGTCACCTTTTTCATGAGCGGAAG AAATTATACATTCCGTGATTTCGAGAAAATGGCGAACAAGGTTTTTGCTCGTAGATATTATAGTACTGGTTCCCTTCCTGCCACGTACTTGGAAAAAGAATTTTGGCAAGAAATTTCTTGTGGAAAGACAGAAACTGTTGAGTATGCTTGTGATGTAGATGGTAGTGCCTTTTCATCTTCTCACAGCGATCCTCTTGGAAATAGCAAGTGGAATTTAAAG GGTGTAACGGATCCCATGCTATACATTGGAATGCTGTTTAGTATGTTTGCTTGGCACGTGGAGGATCATTATTTGTACAG TATTAATTATCATCATTGCGGCGCATCCAAAACCTGGTATGGCATTCCAGGTGAAGCTGCTCTGCAATTTGAAAAGGTTGTTAGGGAGCATGTGTACACGCATGATATCATATCAACTGATGGAGAAGATGGAGCATTTGATGTCCTATTGGGGAAAACAACATTGTTTCCTCCAAATATTTTGTTGGAACATGATGTCCCTGTCTACAAGGCTGTGCAAAAGCCAGGAGAATTTGTTATTACTTTCCCCAGAGCATACCATGCTGGATTCAGTCATG GTTTCAACTGTGGCGAGGCAGTCAACTTTGCAATTGGTGATTGGTTCCCTTTAGGTGCTATTGCTAGCCGACGTTATGCGCTGCTTAACAGGATGCCCCTGCTTCCTCATGAAGAACTTCTGTGTAAAGAAGCGATGCTTCTTCACACAAGTTTAGAACTTGAAGATTCAGACTATTCATCTGCTGATTTGGTCTCCCATAATAGAATTAAGTTGTCTTTTGTGAGATTGATGCGCTTTCAGCATCGTGCTCGTTGGTCTTTAATGAAGTCAGGGGCATGCACCGCTGTTTTGCCAAACTCCTATGGAACTGTTCTATGCAGCCTATGCAAGCGCGATTGCTATGTAGCTTACAATAATTGCACTTGTTACATGCATCCTGTCTGCCTGCGCCATG ATGTAAGGTCTCTTGACTTCTCATGTGGGAGCAGCAATCCTACTCTCTTTTTAAGGGAGGAAATAACAGAACTGGAAGCTGCAGCCAGAAAATGTGAAAAGGACGATAGTATGCTGGAGGCGATAAGGGGGCTAGCGGAAAGTGGAGATGACTTGTATTCTTATCCATTAAATTTATCCCTGAGTGCTGAAGACAATGGATACTCTCCCTATTGTGAGATAAAATTTGAGTTGAACCCTGAACTTACTGGTAGAACTCAGTATAGGTCACAAGAGCCAGAAACTGGTTCTCATGGCCAGCCCATGTTGAGATCTGATGCAGATTATTCAAGTCCTGCAGTGTCAGAAGGTTCCCTTTCATGTGCCGCATCAACTCTTTGTTCTCTTTTAGAGCCTCGGGAGAGCTTATCTGCTCCCAATAAT GTACAGGGAAATGCTAACTCTTACACAGGGACTCTAAGTTCTAAAAGGCGTTTTGAAGAGTTGGTGCGCGGTGCATATGAGTCTTCTCAATCCTCTCTATCCTATGATGAATACTCTAGTGCACGTCCAGGGAATCTAAACGGATCAGAGGTTAGGCATGTTGTTGATCAAGGCAGTGATGATTCTGATTCAGAGATCTTTAGGGTTAAGCGTCGTTCATCATTGAAGACGGTGGACAAAAGAAGTGTAAATGATGTCTTGTCATCAAATCATTCCGAAAACAAG GGTTTTAAACGATTGAAGAAACTGCAACCTGACAGAAGATGCGGGCGATCGTCGGTGCCATTAGATTATTGCAGCCCTGGTGAACCAAATGCTAAATTTATTGCAACTAGTAATTACAAAGGAGTTCCAGAGAGTGCTTCTTTGGAGGGCAGGTTCTCCACAGGAAGTAGCGCTCCTACAGGAAGTAACGTTCCCATCTCTATCAAGTTTAAGAAGTTGGCCAATGAAGATGCAGCTAGACAACAGCGAGAACGCCACAGAAAGGATGGATACGAGGTTGAATTGGGAAAGAGCCGGAGGCAACCAACCCCAATGGAGATTGGGGCAAAGCGCCTTAAAGTCAAAGCCCCGTCGTTCCTAGGGTCGGAGAGCAGCAGGTTAAATTAA